GAGCTGGTCAACGACGTCCGGGCCGACGCTGGCCTCACCCCCCTGGTCGCCGATCTCGAGCTGGTCCAGGCCGCCCGCCAGCACTCCTGGGAAATGATCACCCTGGACTACTTCGCCCACCAGTCTCCGGTGCCGGAGAACGCCACCCTGCCGTTGCGGGTGGCCAATGCCGGTTCAACGGTGGTCTGGGTTGGCGAGAACATCGGCGCCGAGTACCGCAGCGCGGCGTATAATTATAAGTCGCTGACGCTGGGAGCCTTTCGCGGCCTGATGAACTCGCCGCCCCACCGAGCCAACATTCTCGATCCCGACTATAACACCGTCGGCATCGGCATCGTCTACTCGGAAGCTGCGGGCATGCGGGGCATCCACGTGACCCAGGTCTTCGCCGCCCGTTGCTTCGAGTTGGAGCGGTTGCGGGTCTTCGCTGCGGAGGGCGGGTATCGCCTGGTTGTTGCGGGTTGGGTGTTGCGTGAGGGCTACGCCGGCCTGTTCGTCAACGGAGCGGAGTCCGCTTTCCACTTCCTCGATATCCAGCCCGATGGCTCCTTCCGTCTGGAGGTGCCCTTCGAGCCCGACAGCGGAGTCTACCTCTGCAAGCTGGGCCTGGGTCCCGAGGAGTACGGCTCGAAGGACATCTACAACGAGTTCCGCCTCGACACCTCCCGGCCCGCCGACGAGGCCCTGATCATCGGCGAGCATCCGTATTGAAGCATTAACGAGGAACAACACGGGGACGGCGGCGGCCGTCCCCGTTTACTATGGCCGCCGATGCCTTTACTGGGCGGTGTAACCGCCGTCGACGACGAGGGAGCTGCCGGTGACGAAGGTGCTTTCATCGGCGGCGAGGTAGACCACGGCCCAGGCGATATCGTCGGGTTCGCCGATGTGACCGACGGGAGTCTTGGCGGTGATCGCCGGGATCATCTGACCGTCGGCGGCCTCGTCGGCCAGTTCGACCATCGGTGTCCGGATGAAGCCCGGGTGGACGGCGTTGACGCGGATACCCTCGGTGGCGTAGAGCAGGGCGTCGTTCTTGGTCATCAGGGTCACCGCCCCCTTGGCGGCGTGGTAGGCCGGGGCGTCGGCGGCACCGACGAGGCCGTAGATCGAGCTCATGTTGATGATGCTGCCGCCGCCGGCTTGGCGCAGATGGGGCACGGCGTGCTTGGTACCGAAGAAGACGCCCTTGACGTTGACGGCGAAGAGCTTGTCCCAGGCGTCTTCTTCGATTTGATCCGTCGGTTCCATCGGCCCGGCGATGCCGGCGTTGTTGACGACGATGTCCAGCCGGCCCCATTTCTCGGCCGCGGCGTTGAAGACCTCGCGCACCTGGTCCTCGTCGCTGACATCGAGGTGCCAGTAGGCGGCGGTACCGCCATCGGTTTGGATCTGCTCGAC
The Candidatus Coatesbacteria bacterium genome window above contains:
- a CDS encoding glucose 1-dehydrogenase; this translates as MDRVKNKVAVVTGAALGIGRAAARRLAEEGAKVAVTDLRDDEGRRVVEQIQTDGGTAAYWHLDVSDEDQVREVFNAAAEKWGRLDIVVNNAGIAGPMEPTDQIEEDAWDKLFAVNVKGVFFGTKHAVPHLRQAGGGSIINMSSIYGLVGAADAPAYHAAKGAVTLMTKNDALLYATEGIRVNAVHPGFIRTPMVELADEAADGQMIPAITAKTPVGHIGEPDDIAWAVVYLAADESTFVTGSSLVVDGGYTAQ